The genomic stretch AAGAAGTAGGGCCGGCCGCGTCGACATCGCGACCAGCGCCCGCCGTGTCGGAGGCCGCGATGTCGGCACAGGCTGGAGCCGGACGGGAAGCCGGTATCGAATCGAGGTCGAGAGTCGAGTTGCGGGCACCGGGGGCCGAGAATCGAGCGTTCGACCTCGGTTGCGAACGCCTTCGGACCGGGACCGCGAGCGCCGGCCGGTAGTGTGATGCGGATGCTCCCCTCCGCCACCGCCCGGCTGCGCTTCCGCGAGATGGACGATGCGGACCTCCCCTCGATGGCGGATCTTCTCGGCGACCCGGTGGTGATGCGGTACTATCCGGCGCCGAAGAATCGCGAGGAGGTGGCCGCCTGGATCGCCTGGAACCGGCGGAACTACCGGGAGTACGGCATCGGGCTCTGGATCGTCGAGACCCTTGATGGCGCATTCGTCGGGGACTGCGGTCTGACCTGGCAGGGAGTCAACGGCGGGCTCGAGCTCGAGGTCGGTTACCACATGCGAGCCGACCTGCACGGCCACGGCTACGCGACGGAGGCGGCTGCGGCCTGCCGTGACCTGGCCCTCGCCCACGGTCTCGCGGCTCGCCTCGTGGCGATCGTCCACCCGGACAATGCGGCGTCGCGGCGGGTCGCCGAGAAGATCGGCCTGCGCGTGATCGGAGAGGATCTAGGCGGCGGGCCGCTCGTTCGCACCGTGCTCGGGATGGCGCTCAGTGGGCACGAGCGCCCTCGCAACGAAGGCTGAGCGGCCCGACGCTCCGATCCGGCCGCTCAGCCTTCGTTGTGCAGGCCCGGAACGCTAGAGCCGGTCCTCCAGCGCCGCAATCAGCGCCGCGCGGTCCTCACGCAGGATCGACGCTCCGCCGCCCGGCACGCTCCGCACCTCGACTCCGCGGCCGGCCAGCACCGTGGGTAGCGAGGCGTGGCCCAGCGGATCCTCCGGCAGCACCGCGAGCGTCAGGTCCGGGAACGTCTCGGGAGCGTCGGCCGCGCCGCGCGCCGTGAGCCCGTCGGCGGAGTCCTGGTCCCAGAGCGCGTACGCCGACACGTCGAGCTCGATCTGCTCGTCGGTCCAGATCGGGTGGCGGTGGCGGAGGGAGTCGGCGTCGCCCTTCTCGACGTGCGCGACCGAGCCACCGCGGTGCAGAGCTCGGGTCACGCCGCGCGTGTTTGAGAAGGCGGGGTCGAGCAGGATCAGCCGGTCAGCGCGGTACTCCGGAGCGAGCCGGGCGGCGACGACGGCGCCGAGACCGTGTCCGATGATCAGGTCGGGGGTCTGCGGCACCGAGGCCCGCACATCTGCGGCCCAGCGCTGCGGCGAGTACACCGGCGACCTCGGTGACCCGCCGTGGCCCGCGAGGTCGGGAGCCAGCACGCGGTAGCCGTGCTCGTGCAGTGTCGGCACGAGCGCGTACCAGATCCGGGAGTCGGCACCGAGCCCGTGCAGAAGGAGCGCGATCCGCTCGCCCGTTCCGCTGTAGTCGCGCACGAAGAGCGCGAGCGGTTCTGCCGGTGCCGCAGCCAGCGCCTTGCGCTCGGCGCGCGTCGGCTCCAGCACGAGCGTGTTGCCGAACACCTGCGGTGCGGGTCCGAATGCGTCGCGGGCGCTCTGGACCACCGTGCGGCCGAGCATTGCGTTGCCGACGCCGCCCAGCGCCGCCCCAATCCCGAAGGGCATCGCTCGGCCGACCAGCCCCGCGCCCTGCTGCGCCAGGAAGTGCCTGACGAAAGACTTCTTCGCGCGGTCGGCCAGCTCGCCCACCAGGAACGAGGGCAGCCCCTTGGTCACCACCGAGCCCCAGTACTGGTTGAGGCCGGCGCCTCCGCCGACGGCGTGACCGGCCACCTGGCGCACCATCTCGCTGCCGGAGGACCCCATCATCAGCGTGAGGACGAGGGCCCGCGCGCGGTCCGGATCCTCGAGCGGGATGCCGTGCACCTCCGTCACTGACTGCGCGAAGAGGGCGCTCGCCTCGAGGAAACCCGCGGCACCCGCGCCGGAGAGGGCCACCGAGGTGGCCGTGCCGATGCCGGGGACGACCGCCGTCGCTCCGATCATTGCGCCACCCGCGGCCACGCTCGAGAGGTATTGCCGTTCGAGCGAGGTGATGATCTGCTCCGGTGTCGCCCCGGGCCGTCGCCGTCGCAGCAGGCGGATGTTCGCCAGCACGGCCGGGCGCTGCACCGCGAGGAGCCGGTCGAGCATCTTCGCGAGCTGCGTGTTCTCGG from Rathayibacter rathayi encodes the following:
- a CDS encoding GNAT family N-acetyltransferase, whose translation is MLPSATARLRFREMDDADLPSMADLLGDPVVMRYYPAPKNREEVAAWIAWNRRNYREYGIGLWIVETLDGAFVGDCGLTWQGVNGGLELEVGYHMRADLHGHGYATEAAAACRDLALAHGLAARLVAIVHPDNAASRRVAEKIGLRVIGEDLGGGPLVRTVLGMALSGHERPRNEG
- a CDS encoding alpha/beta hydrolase, translating into MAHKDRKRERAVERAGGLEPTDGSENTQLAKMLDRLLAVQRPAVLANIRLLRRRRPGATPEQIITSLERQYLSSVAAGGAMIGATAVVPGIGTATSVALSGAGAAGFLEASALFAQSVTEVHGIPLEDPDRARALVLTLMMGSSGSEMVRQVAGHAVGGGAGLNQYWGSVVTKGLPSFLVGELADRAKKSFVRHFLAQQGAGLVGRAMPFGIGAALGGVGNAMLGRTVVQSARDAFGPAPQVFGNTLVLEPTRAERKALAAAPAEPLALFVRDYSGTGERIALLLHGLGADSRIWYALVPTLHEHGYRVLAPDLAGHGGSPRSPVYSPQRWAADVRASVPQTPDLIIGHGLGAVVAARLAPEYRADRLILLDPAFSNTRGVTRALHRGGSVAHVEKGDADSLRHRHPIWTDEQIELDVSAYALWDQDSADGLTARGAADAPETFPDLTLAVLPEDPLGHASLPTVLAGRGVEVRSVPGGGASILREDRAALIAALEDRL